A genome region from Arachis duranensis cultivar V14167 chromosome 8, aradu.V14167.gnm2.J7QH, whole genome shotgun sequence includes the following:
- the LOC127741229 gene encoding uncharacterized protein LOC127741229 yields the protein MTLSTFLKVHPPTFRGTSNPIDADNWIQAIERALQAQQVLDEQWVKFGTYQLHGEAQHWWQGMRLGNAKELKLFQLKQGQMTITEYTSKFEELCHFSQICQGAPEDYAEWKCIKYEGGLRSDIQSFVAPMHIRVFSELVKRTRVAEDCVRRAAAEKGSLRMPF from the exons ATGACGCTCTCTACCTTCTTAAAGGTTCACCCTCCAACTTTCAGAGGGACCTCGAATCCGATCGATGCTGATAACTGGATACAGGCCATTGAGCGAGCATTACAGGCCCAACAAGTTCTGGATGAGCAGTGGGTTAAGTTTGGGACCTACCAGTTGCATGGTGAAGCTCAGCACTGGTGGCAGGGCATGAGGC TCGGAAATGCCAAAGAGCTCAAACTGTTTCAACTTAAACAGGGCCAAATGACTATTACTGAGTACACCAGTAAGTTTGAGGAATTGTGCCACTTCTCACAAATCTGTCAGGGAGCTCCTGAGGACTATGCTGAGTGGAAATGCATAAAGTATGAAGGAGGCCTTAGGagtgacattcagagctttgtGGCACCTATGCATATTCGGGTGTTTTCTGAGCTGGTGAAAAGGACCAGGGTGGCAGAGGATTGTGTCAGAAGGGCTGCAGCAGAAAAAGGGAGTCTGAGGATGCCATTCTAG